A stretch of Henckelia pumila isolate YLH828 chromosome 4, ASM3356847v2, whole genome shotgun sequence DNA encodes these proteins:
- the LOC140866319 gene encoding 7-deoxyloganetic acid glucosyl transferase-like, which yields MCSKEGAKVLPPHVLIFPLPAQGHLNSMLNLAQLLCLSHFHVTFIVSEFNHRRLLNHTTTHSTFARYPGFRFQTIPDGLPDHHPRAGLRAMDIIPSVLKISGPCFNQMMIEKHLFASAGSTRPVTCIIADGWLSFAADFAEENGIPLIYFRTVSACALWAYFCTIKVIEANEIPFRENGMDELVRSIPGMEGLLRCRDLPSICRVDDAKDPTLWHRITLTMQTVRAKAVILNTFEDLEQPVLSNIRQHMPRLYTIGPGNAHLKSRLGGNKADASTPSASLWAEDRSCIDWLNAQKSKSVIYVSFGSITTVTREQLLEFWHGLVNSKQRFLWVIRPDSVTGEDGDRIPAELKECSKENGYMVEWAPQEEVLNHAAVGGFLTHCGWNSTLESIVAGVPMICWPYFADQLVTSRFVSEVWKIGLDIKDSCERVVIENAVRELMEVRKDEFLERASCLANMARMTVGEGGSSYCNLNDLVEYIESFVN from the exons ATGTGTTCCAAAGAAGGTGCAAAAGTACTCCCACCCCATGTTCTGATTTTCCCTCTACCAGCACAAGGACACCTGAATTCCATGCTCAATCTAGCCCAACTCCTCTGTTTATCCCATTTCCATGTTACTTTCATCGTCTCCGAATTCAACCACCGCCGTCTCCTCAACCACACCACCACTCATTCCACCTTCGCAAGATATCCTGGATTCCGATTTCAGACCATCCCCGACGGTCTCCCGGATCATCACCCCCGTGCTGGTCTGAGAGCCATGGATATCATCCCATCCGTGTTGAAAATTTCGGGGCCCTGTTTCAACCAAATGATGATCGAAAAACATCTGTTCGCCTCTGCTGGATCAACAAGACCTGTGACCTGCATAATAGCAGACGGGTGGCTGAGTTTTGCAGCTGATTTCGCGGAAGAGAATGGGATTCCGTTGATCTATTTTCGTACCGTTAGTGCTTGTGCTCTCTGGGCCTATTTCTGCACCATCAAAGTCATTGAAGCCAATGAAATTCCCTTTCGAG AAAATGGGATGGATGAATTAGTGAGAAGCATCCCTGGAATGGAAGGTCTTCTGAGATGTCGCGATCTACCGAGTATTTGTCGTGTGGACGACGCAAAGGACCCTACTCTTTGGCATAGAATTACTTTGACAATGCAAACTGTGCGAGCAAAAGCAGTCATTCTGAACACATTTGAAGATCTAGAGCAACCTGTGCTGTCAAATATTCGACAGCACATGCCGAGACTTTATACCATTGGCCCTGGCAACGCGCACTTGAAGTCGAGACTTGGTGGGAACAAGGCCGACGCCTCTACTCCTTCGGCCAGCCTATGGGCTGAAGATCGAAGTTGCATAGACTGGTTGAATgcacaaaaatcaaaatcagtTATTTATGTCAGCTTCGGGAGCATAACGACAGTGACTAGAGAGCAACTGCTCGAGTTTTGGCATGGACTAGTGAATAGCAAGCAGAGATTCTTATGGGTAATTAGGCCGGATTCCGTAACAGGAGAAGATGGGGATCGAATCCCAGCTGAATTGAAGGAGTGTAGTAAAGAAAATGGTTACATGGTGGAATGGGCGCCGCAAGAGGAGGTGTTGAACCACGCGGCGGTTGGCGGATTTTTGACGCATTGTGGTTGGAATTCGACTCTGGAGAGTATCGTTGCGGGTgtgcctatgatatgctggccCTATTTTGCTGATCAATTGGTAACTAGTCGATTTGTGAGTGAAGTTTGGAAGATTGGATTGGACATAAAAGATAGCTGTGAAAGAGTTGTGATTGAGAATGCTGTGAGAGAATTAATGGAAGTGAGGAAGGATGAGTTCTTGGAAAGGGCCAGCTGCTTGGCAAACATGGCAAGAATGACGGTTGGTGAAGGAGGGTCATCGTACTGTAATTTAAATGATTTGGTGGAGTATATTGAATCATTTGTTAATTGA